Proteins encoded together in one Bacteroides ovatus window:
- a CDS encoding DUF5020 family protein, which produces MKQIISALFLCMLLSGIPGLQAQNIQLHYDFGRSLYDKDLQGRPLFTSTVEKFHPDTWGSTYFFVDMDYTSEGVASAYWEIARELKFWKGPFSAHLEYNGGLSKGMSYKNAYLAGATYTFNNASFSKGFTLTAMYKYIQKHQSPNNFQLTGTWYVNFCRNLLTFSGFADWWREETNYGKTIFLSEPQFWVNLNKIKGVNKNFNLSVGSEVELSNNFGGRDGFYVIPTLALKWTLN; this is translated from the coding sequence ATGAAACAAATTATCTCTGCTCTTTTCCTCTGTATGTTGCTCTCTGGCATACCGGGATTGCAGGCGCAAAACATTCAGCTACATTATGATTTCGGACGTTCTTTGTACGATAAAGATTTGCAAGGTCGCCCGCTGTTCACCTCCACTGTGGAGAAGTTTCATCCTGATACTTGGGGAAGCACTTATTTCTTTGTTGATATGGATTACACCTCCGAGGGTGTCGCTTCCGCTTATTGGGAAATAGCACGTGAACTGAAATTCTGGAAAGGTCCTTTCTCTGCACATCTTGAATATAACGGCGGATTATCAAAAGGCATGTCTTATAAAAATGCTTATCTGGCAGGAGCTACCTACACTTTTAATAATGCTTCCTTTTCCAAAGGCTTCACGCTGACTGCTATGTATAAGTATATTCAGAAACACCAATCGCCCAACAACTTCCAACTGACAGGTACGTGGTACGTAAATTTCTGTCGCAATCTGCTCACTTTCTCCGGCTTTGCCGACTGGTGGCGTGAAGAAACCAACTACGGAAAGACTATCTTCCTCTCCGAACCACAATTCTGGGTGAACCTGAACAAAATCAAAGGAGTAAATAAAAATTTCAATCTTAGTGTTGGCTCCGAAGTCGAATTGAGTAACAACTTTGGCGGTCGTGATGGCTTTTATGTTATCCCGACACTCGCCCTCAAATGGACACTGAACTAA
- a CDS encoding KamA family radical SAM protein, whose amino-acid sequence MKQKKMLALTFSQLKQIYNQEIPEVVEIADKSSSAEEFKAGMLRFLEICGIENEAAEEAREQIRLLLDYDGQNVHELSTGQDMSVQTIRLLYEFLTGTLENMEMPTDLFIEIFQMFKRLKGEVVPLPSPQRIKSRNDRWETGLDEEVREVRDENKERMLHLLIQKIENRKSKPSVRFHFEEGMSYEEKYRLVSEWWNDFRFHLAMAVKSPGELNRFLGNSLSSETMYLLYRARKKGMPFFATPYYLSLLNVTGYGYNDEAIRSYILYSPRLVETYGNIRAWEKEDIVEAGKPNAAGWLLPDGHNIHRRYPEVAILIPDTMGRACGGLCASCQRMYDFQSERLNFEFESLRPKESWDRKLRRLMAYFEEDTQLRDILITGGDALMSQNKTLQNILDAVYRMAARKQRANLERKDGEKYAELQRVRLGSRLLAYLPMRINDGLVDVLREFKEKASAIGVKQFIIQTHFQTPLEVTPEAKEAIRKILSAGWIITNQLVYTVAASRRGHTTRLRQVLNSLGVVCYYTFSVKGFNENYAVFAPNSRSMQEQQEEKIYGRMTPEQADELYKILETKVGMEEEPKEDVAKQLRRFMRKHHLPFLATDRSVLNLPAIGKSMTFQLVGLTEEGKRILRFEHDGTRHHSPIIDQMGQIYIVENKSLAAYLRQLAKMGEDPEDYASIWNYTKGETEPRFSLYEYPDFPFRTTDKMSNLSIKE is encoded by the coding sequence ATGAAACAAAAGAAAATGCTTGCGCTTACTTTTTCACAGTTGAAACAAATCTATAATCAAGAAATTCCGGAAGTGGTGGAGATAGCTGATAAGAGCTCTTCTGCGGAAGAGTTCAAGGCTGGGATGCTGCGGTTTTTGGAAATTTGCGGGATAGAAAATGAGGCTGCGGAGGAGGCGAGGGAGCAAATTCGACTCTTACTCGATTATGATGGGCAGAATGTCCATGAACTGTCTACTGGACAGGATATGTCAGTACAGACGATTCGGTTGCTTTATGAGTTTCTGACGGGAACGTTGGAAAATATGGAGATGCCGACGGATTTGTTTATTGAAATTTTCCAGATGTTTAAACGGTTGAAGGGAGAGGTTGTGCCCTTACCATCGCCGCAACGTATCAAAAGTCGGAATGACCGGTGGGAAACGGGATTAGATGAAGAGGTACGTGAAGTGCGGGATGAGAATAAGGAGCGGATGTTGCACTTGCTGATTCAGAAGATTGAAAACAGGAAGTCGAAGCCTTCGGTGCGTTTTCACTTTGAGGAGGGAATGAGTTATGAAGAAAAATACAGGTTGGTAAGTGAGTGGTGGAACGATTTCCGCTTTCATTTGGCAATGGCTGTGAAAAGTCCGGGCGAGTTGAATCGATTCCTGGGAAATTCACTTTCGTCAGAGACTATGTATTTGCTTTATCGTGCCCGGAAGAAGGGTATGCCGTTCTTTGCAACTCCTTATTATTTATCGTTGCTTAATGTAACGGGATATGGGTATAATGACGAGGCTATTCGGAGTTATATTCTGTATTCTCCACGTTTGGTGGAGACGTATGGAAATATTCGCGCGTGGGAGAAAGAGGATATTGTAGAAGCCGGGAAGCCTAATGCTGCGGGATGGCTTTTGCCGGACGGGCATAACATTCATCGGCGGTATCCGGAGGTGGCTATTCTCATTCCTGACACTATGGGACGGGCTTGCGGAGGACTTTGTGCTTCCTGTCAGCGTATGTATGATTTTCAGAGCGAGCGGTTGAATTTCGAATTTGAGTCATTACGCCCGAAGGAATCATGGGATCGTAAGTTGCGTCGGTTAATGGCTTATTTTGAAGAGGATACGCAGTTGCGGGATATTCTTATTACAGGAGGCGATGCGCTGATGAGTCAGAATAAAACGCTTCAGAATATTCTGGATGCGGTGTATCGGATGGCGGCACGCAAACAAAGGGCGAATCTTGAACGCAAGGATGGAGAGAAATATGCGGAATTGCAACGGGTACGGTTGGGGTCACGTCTGTTGGCCTATTTGCCGATGCGTATCAATGACGGGCTGGTTGATGTTCTGCGGGAATTCAAGGAGAAAGCATCGGCTATCGGTGTGAAACAGTTTATTATTCAGACTCATTTCCAGACACCGCTGGAGGTTACTCCTGAAGCTAAAGAAGCGATTCGGAAGATTCTTTCTGCGGGATGGATTATTACGAATCAGTTGGTATATACGGTGGCTGCTTCACGTCGAGGGCATACAACCCGGCTCCGTCAGGTGCTCAATTCGTTGGGGGTAGTATGTTATTACACTTTCTCGGTTAAGGGATTCAATGAGAATTATGCGGTATTTGCACCCAACAGTCGTTCAATGCAGGAACAACAGGAGGAAAAGATTTATGGCCGTATGACACCGGAACAGGCGGATGAGTTATATAAGATATTAGAGACGAAAGTGGGAATGGAAGAGGAGCCTAAAGAGGATGTTGCCAAGCAATTAAGACGCTTCATGAGAAAGCATCATTTACCTTTCCTTGCCACTGATCGCAGTGTTTTGAATTTACCGGCTATCGGTAAAAGCATGACTTTCCAGTTGGTGGGACTAACAGAAGAAGGAAAACGAATTCTACGCTTCGAACATGATGGCACTCGTCATCATAGCCCGATTATCGATCAGATGGGGCAGATTTATATTGTAGAGAATAAATCGCTAGCTGCTTACCTGCGCCAGTTAGCCAAGATGGGAGAAGATCCGGAAGACTATGCTTCTATCTGGAATTATACGAAAGGAGAAACCGAACCTCGTTTCAGTCTTTACGAGTATCCAGATTTCCCCTTCCGCACAACAGATAAAATGAGTAATTTAAGTATTAAGGAATAA
- a CDS encoding SusD/RagB family nutrient-binding outer membrane lipoprotein, which translates to MKRKFVYLYLLGLLLFSVACTGNFRDYNTDLSGITDDDLIIDDNGYGIRLGIIQQGIYFNYDYGKGKNWPFQLIQNLNADMFSGYMHDGKPLNGGSHNSDYNMQDGWNSAMWTHMYSYIFPQIYQSENATRNTHPALFGITKILKVEAMHRVTDYYGPIIYKNFANAEKHYRPDKQEDVYYEFFNELDSAVVALTNYIDEKPESNGFARFDILLDGKYASWVKFANSLRLRLAMRIASVAPDKACAEIQKIKENDYGFFEAETGGVFVSTKSGYTNPLGELNRVWNETYMSANMESILTGYNDPRLEIYFEPCTDEALKGQYRGIRQGTCFAHSHYSGLSKLFVKQDTDTPLMTASEVWFLRAEAALRGWMDEDEEACYRNGVTTSFHQWGIYGVEDYLKSELTASDFIDTYDEENNIEARCKVTPKWNPQDDKETKLEKIITQKWIAMFPEGCEAWTEQRRTGYPRLFPVRFNHSRSGCIDMEIMVRRLNFPGTLQTEDPEQYSALVEALGGDDHGGTRLWWDTGNNNLE; encoded by the coding sequence ATGAAGAGAAAATTTGTATATCTATATTTGTTGGGGTTATTGCTGTTTTCTGTAGCTTGTACCGGTAACTTCCGTGATTACAATACCGATTTGTCCGGTATCACGGATGATGACTTGATTATTGATGACAATGGCTATGGAATCCGTTTGGGAATTATTCAGCAAGGTATTTATTTTAATTACGACTACGGAAAAGGAAAGAACTGGCCTTTCCAGCTGATACAGAATCTGAACGCGGACATGTTCAGTGGGTATATGCATGACGGCAAACCTCTGAACGGGGGCTCGCATAATTCCGATTATAATATGCAGGACGGCTGGAATAGCGCCATGTGGACACACATGTATTCTTATATTTTCCCACAGATATATCAGTCGGAGAATGCTACCCGAAATACACATCCTGCTCTGTTCGGGATAACGAAAATATTAAAGGTGGAAGCGATGCATCGTGTGACGGATTATTATGGTCCTATCATTTATAAGAATTTTGCTAATGCCGAAAAACATTACCGTCCGGATAAACAAGAGGATGTCTATTATGAGTTTTTCAATGAACTCGATTCTGCTGTAGTTGCTCTCACCAACTATATAGATGAGAAACCGGAATCCAATGGATTTGCACGTTTTGATATTTTGTTGGATGGGAAATACGCTTCCTGGGTGAAGTTTGCCAATTCGTTGCGTTTGCGGTTGGCAATGCGTATTGCCTCTGTTGCTCCCGATAAGGCTTGTGCTGAAATACAGAAAATAAAAGAAAACGATTATGGCTTCTTTGAAGCGGAAACAGGCGGAGTGTTTGTTTCTACCAAATCCGGGTATACCAATCCATTGGGAGAACTTAACCGTGTCTGGAATGAAACTTACATGAGTGCTAACATGGAATCAATTTTGACCGGATATAACGATCCTCGTTTGGAAATTTATTTTGAACCCTGTACGGATGAGGCTCTTAAAGGACAGTATCGTGGAATTCGCCAGGGAACCTGTTTTGCTCATAGTCATTATTCCGGATTGTCAAAGCTGTTTGTCAAGCAGGATACCGATACACCTCTGATGACTGCTTCGGAAGTCTGGTTTCTGCGTGCCGAAGCCGCTTTGCGCGGGTGGATGGATGAAGATGAAGAAGCTTGTTACCGGAACGGTGTAACTACCTCTTTTCATCAATGGGGAATTTATGGGGTGGAGGATTACTTGAAAAGTGAGCTGACAGCTTCCGACTTTATAGATACTTATGATGAAGAAAATAATATAGAGGCCCGTTGTAAAGTCACTCCCAAATGGAATCCGCAGGATGATAAGGAGACCAAACTGGAGAAGATTATCACGCAGAAGTGGATTGCCATGTTCCCGGAAGGTTGCGAAGCCTGGACCGAACAAAGACGAACGGGATATCCCCGTTTATTTCCCGTTCGATTCAATCATAGTAGGAGCGGATGCATCGACATGGAGATCATGGTGCGCCGTCTTAATTTCCCAGGTACATTGCAGACAGAAGACCCGGAGCAATATTCTGCTCTTGTCGAGGCTTTAGGCGGAGATGACCATGGAGGTACAAGACTCTGGTGGGATACGGGAAATAATAACCTGGAATAA
- a CDS encoding SusC/RagA family TonB-linked outer membrane protein produces the protein MNKQYFIISLRKEVFVSCFLMGLFFLEGGNCYASEQQVLRGTIEVPSDNNTVRGRVIDIYGEPLIGATIREKGGTNGTVTDIDGKFFLSVPDSAVLQVSFVGYKTVEVNVTGRNVLEIRLQEDAVMLEHVIVTALGLEKDEATLAYSVQKIKGEELNRVKEVNMIAALAGKAAGVQINKNSSGMGGSAKVSLRGIRSVSGDNQPLYVIDGVPMSNTSSEQAYSAIGGTANAGNRDGGDGISNLNPEDVESISILKGAPAAALYGSMAANGVILITTKKGNSAGQRNINFSTGLTFEKAFSMPKMQNRYGVSDVVDSWGEKENLMAYDNLNDFFRTGLTSMTSVSISYGNENLQTYFSYANTTGKGIIDKNKLKKHNINLRETATMFDKRLKLDGSVNVMKQTVENKPVSGGFYMNPLVGLYRFPRGEDLSYYKDHFETYDEERKLGVQNWHTFTEDFEQNPYWITNRIQSKETRTRVILSLSANFKVNDWLTIQARGNMDYWADKLRQKFYASTATALCGANGRYIEMDYQETQMYGDVMAMVKKTWGDFTLDAAIGGSINDKVVNSTRYDSKNASLKFANVFNIANIVMNSSASIDQRIDQRRQLQSIFGTAQIGYKEKLFLDLTARNDWASTLSYTKHEKSGFAYPSVGLSMLLDKWVKLPEWVSFAKLRGAYSKVGNDIPPFITNSFSHINAGGEIQANDAAPFKDMEPEMTHAIEFGTEWRFFQHRLGVNLTYYRTNTYNQFFKLPALAGDKYAYRYVNAGNIQNRGWELTLNGTPVLTPDFNWKTSVNFSTNKNKIVKLHEDLKEMIYGPTSFSSSYAMKLIKGGSIGDIYGKAFVRDDAGNIVYETEGDNKGLPLVEGDGNTVKVGNANPVFMMGWDHTFSYKGFTIYFLLDWRYGGEVLSQTQAEMDLYGVSEITADARDRGYVMLDGQRIDNVKGFYKIVGGRAGVTEYYMYDATNLRLREVSLSYNFSKKWIQKTKVLKDVQLSFVARNLCFLYKKAPFDPDLVLSTGNDNQGIEVFGMPTTRSLGFTLKCEF, from the coding sequence ATGAACAAACAATATTTTATTATATCATTGAGAAAAGAAGTTTTTGTGAGTTGCTTCTTAATGGGCCTATTTTTCCTGGAGGGAGGAAATTGTTATGCTTCGGAGCAACAAGTGTTAAGAGGGACGATAGAAGTTCCTTCTGATAATAATACCGTGAGAGGGCGTGTTATTGATATCTATGGTGAACCACTGATCGGTGCTACAATACGCGAGAAGGGGGGAACTAATGGTACTGTGACCGATATTGATGGAAAATTCTTTTTGTCTGTACCGGATAGTGCTGTCTTACAAGTTTCTTTTGTAGGTTACAAGACTGTAGAAGTCAATGTGACAGGTCGGAATGTGCTTGAAATACGTCTTCAGGAAGATGCGGTGATGCTTGAACATGTCATCGTAACAGCCTTGGGACTTGAAAAGGATGAAGCTACATTGGCTTATTCTGTGCAAAAAATCAAGGGAGAAGAACTGAACCGTGTCAAAGAAGTAAATATGATTGCTGCCCTGGCAGGAAAAGCTGCCGGTGTGCAAATCAACAAAAACTCTTCCGGTATGGGCGGTTCTGCAAAAGTCAGTCTCCGGGGAATCCGTTCTGTATCCGGTGATAATCAACCGCTTTATGTAATAGATGGAGTGCCGATGTCGAACACCTCTTCCGAACAGGCTTATTCGGCTATTGGTGGTACGGCGAATGCGGGGAATCGTGACGGAGGAGACGGAATCTCTAACCTGAATCCGGAAGATGTGGAAAGCATCAGTATCCTGAAAGGTGCTCCTGCTGCGGCTTTATATGGTAGCATGGCTGCTAACGGAGTGATTCTTATTACGACTAAAAAAGGAAACTCTGCCGGGCAAAGGAATATAAATTTCTCTACGGGACTCACTTTCGAGAAAGCATTCAGTATGCCTAAAATGCAGAATCGTTATGGTGTCAGTGATGTGGTAGACAGTTGGGGCGAGAAAGAGAATCTGATGGCTTATGATAATCTGAATGACTTCTTCCGTACCGGATTGACATCGATGACTTCCGTATCTATCAGTTATGGAAATGAAAACCTGCAAACTTATTTCTCTTATGCCAATACTACCGGAAAGGGGATAATCGACAAGAATAAACTGAAAAAGCATAATATAAACTTGCGTGAGACGGCTACTATGTTCGACAAACGTCTGAAACTGGACGGTAGTGTGAATGTCATGAAACAAACCGTCGAGAATAAGCCGGTATCGGGAGGTTTCTATATGAATCCATTGGTAGGGCTCTACCGTTTCCCTCGTGGAGAGGATTTGTCTTATTATAAAGATCATTTTGAAACCTATGACGAAGAACGGAAACTGGGTGTGCAGAACTGGCATACGTTTACCGAAGACTTCGAACAGAATCCGTATTGGATAACGAACCGCATACAAAGTAAAGAAACACGTACGCGCGTTATCCTTTCTCTTTCAGCAAACTTTAAGGTAAATGACTGGCTGACGATTCAAGCCCGTGGAAACATGGATTACTGGGCGGACAAGTTACGCCAGAAATTCTATGCGTCTACCGCCACCGCCCTGTGTGGAGCGAACGGACGATATATTGAGATGGATTATCAGGAAACGCAGATGTATGGTGATGTCATGGCGATGGTGAAGAAAACCTGGGGCGATTTTACGTTGGATGCGGCGATTGGTGGTAGTATAAATGATAAAGTCGTTAATTCTACCCGATATGATTCGAAAAATGCATCTCTGAAGTTTGCTAATGTGTTTAATATAGCCAATATCGTTATGAACAGCTCTGCCAGTATTGACCAGCGAATAGATCAACGCCGTCAGTTGCAATCTATATTCGGTACGGCACAGATCGGTTATAAGGAAAAACTATTTCTTGATTTGACGGCCCGTAATGACTGGGCGTCAACCTTGTCATATACCAAACATGAAAAATCCGGATTCGCTTATCCTTCTGTAGGGCTTTCCATGCTGCTTGATAAATGGGTGAAGTTACCCGAGTGGGTTTCTTTCGCTAAATTGCGTGGCGCTTATAGTAAAGTAGGGAATGATATTCCTCCATTTATCACTAATTCCTTTTCGCATATCAATGCCGGTGGCGAGATACAGGCGAATGATGCCGCACCTTTTAAGGATATGGAGCCGGAAATGACTCATGCCATCGAATTTGGAACTGAATGGCGATTCTTTCAACACCGTTTAGGGGTTAATCTGACTTATTATCGTACCAATACTTATAATCAATTCTTCAAACTTCCCGCACTTGCAGGCGATAAGTATGCTTACCGATATGTAAATGCCGGGAATATCCAGAACCGAGGATGGGAATTGACACTGAATGGAACTCCCGTATTAACTCCTGATTTCAACTGGAAAACTTCTGTAAACTTCTCTACCAATAAGAATAAGATAGTGAAGTTGCACGAAGATCTGAAAGAAATGATTTACGGGCCTACCAGTTTTTCTTCCAGCTATGCCATGAAGCTTATTAAAGGCGGTTCTATCGGTGATATTTATGGTAAGGCTTTTGTGCGTGATGATGCAGGCAATATCGTCTACGAAACAGAGGGTGATAATAAAGGACTTCCATTGGTGGAGGGCGATGGGAATACGGTGAAAGTAGGCAATGCCAACCCTGTCTTTATGATGGGATGGGACCATACATTCTCTTACAAAGGCTTCACCATTTATTTTCTGCTTGATTGGCGTTACGGAGGCGAAGTTCTTTCGCAGACGCAGGCGGAAATGGATCTTTATGGAGTATCTGAAATAACGGCCGATGCGCGTGACAGGGGATATGTAATGCTCGACGGTCAGCGTATAGACAATGTGAAAGGATTCTATAAAATAGTAGGCGGGCGTGCCGGGGTGACGGAATATTATATGTATGATGCTACGAATTTACGGTTGCGTGAAGTATCATTGAGCTATAATTTCTCCAAGAAGTGGATACAGAAAACGAAGGTACTGAAAGATGTTCAGCTTTCGTTTGTAGCTCGCAATCTATGTTTCTTGTATAAGAAAGCTCCTTTTGATCCGGATCTGGTACTTTCTACCGGAAATGATAATCAAGGAATTGAAGTGTTCGGAATGCCTACGACCCGTAGTCTGGGCTTTACTCTGAAATGTGAATTTTAA
- a CDS encoding nucleobase:cation symporter-2 family protein has protein sequence MKTDLIYGVEDRPPFKDALFAALQHLLAIFVAIITPPLIIASALKLDVEKTSFLVSMSLFASGVSTFIQCRRFGAIGAKLLCIQGTSFSFIGPIIATGLVGGLPLIFGSCMAAAPIEMIVSRTFKYLRNIITPLVSGIVVLLIGLSLIKVGIVSCGGGYAAMDNGTFATWENLSIAGLVLLSVLFFNRCRNKYLRMSSIVLGLCLGYALAFALGKVDMSSLNVEMLMSFNIPQPFKYGVDFNVSSFIAIGLVYLITAIEATGDVTANSMISGLPIEGDSYLKRVSGGVMADGFNSFLAGVFNSFPNSIFAQNNGIIQLTGVASRYVGYYIAAMLVLLGLFPIVGAVFSLMPDPVLGGATLLMFGTVAAAGIRIVSSQEIGRKETLVLAVSLSLGLGVELMPDVLQQTPEAIRSIFSSGITTGGLTAIIANIVIRVKE, from the coding sequence ATGAAAACTGATTTAATCTACGGCGTAGAAGACCGTCCCCCCTTTAAAGACGCCCTGTTTGCGGCTTTACAACATCTCCTGGCTATTTTCGTAGCAATTATTACACCTCCGCTAATCATCGCGAGTGCCTTGAAACTGGATGTGGAAAAGACAAGCTTTCTGGTTTCCATGTCTCTTTTTGCTTCGGGAGTATCAACTTTCATACAATGCCGTCGTTTTGGTGCGATAGGAGCAAAGTTACTCTGCATTCAGGGTACCAGTTTTTCTTTTATCGGCCCTATCATCGCCACCGGATTAGTGGGTGGTTTGCCTTTGATATTCGGTTCCTGTATGGCTGCCGCACCTATCGAGATGATTGTGAGCCGCACATTCAAGTATCTGCGCAATATTATTACTCCGTTGGTATCCGGTATTGTTGTACTGCTGATCGGATTAAGCCTGATAAAGGTCGGTATTGTATCTTGCGGAGGCGGATATGCGGCTATGGATAACGGTACATTTGCCACTTGGGAAAATCTGTCCATTGCAGGATTGGTGCTTCTTAGCGTCTTGTTTTTTAATCGTTGCCGGAATAAATACCTGCGTATGAGTTCCATTGTGCTCGGACTTTGTCTTGGTTATGCTTTGGCATTTGCTTTGGGAAAAGTGGATATGAGTTCGTTGAATGTGGAAATGCTGATGAGCTTTAATATTCCCCAACCTTTCAAATACGGTGTTGATTTCAATGTATCTTCTTTCATAGCCATTGGCTTGGTTTATCTAATCACAGCAATCGAAGCAACAGGCGATGTGACTGCCAACTCTATGATTTCCGGACTTCCCATTGAAGGAGATTCCTATTTGAAACGGGTTTCCGGTGGAGTAATGGCGGATGGATTCAACTCCTTTCTCGCCGGTGTATTCAACTCTTTTCCAAACTCCATCTTTGCACAAAACAACGGTATTATTCAACTGACTGGAGTAGCCAGCCGTTATGTCGGCTATTATATTGCAGCAATGCTCGTCCTTTTAGGTTTATTCCCCATCGTCGGTGCCGTATTCTCTTTAATGCCTGATCCTGTATTAGGCGGTGCCACTTTATTGATGTTCGGTACGGTAGCCGCTGCAGGAATCCGTATTGTCTCCTCACAAGAAATTGGACGTAAAGAAACTCTGGTATTAGCGGTCAGCCTTTCTTTAGGCTTGGGCGTAGAATTAATGCCGGATGTATTACAACAAACTCCGGAAGCAATTCGAAGTATCTTCTCTTCAGGAATCACCACCGGAGGCTTAACTGCAATTATTGCAAATATAGTAATACGGGTAAAAGAATGA